A stretch of DNA from Dehalobacterium formicoaceticum:
TGGAGCGGGCGAAGGGATTCGAACCCTCGACTTCAACCTTGGCAAGGTTGCACTCTACCACTGAGTTACGCCCGCATAACAATACTTATAAATTCTGAAAGCACAAGTTTGAATGGTGCGGGAGAAGGGACTTGAACCCCCACGGTTGCCCGCCAGATCCTAAGTCTGGTGCGTCTGCCAATTCCGCCACTCCCGCATAAAATCAACTGTCGCAAGGTGTATAATAACATAAGTCATTATCTTCGTCAAGAAAATAAATGGTTTTTTTGAGAATTTATCAAGGGTAAATGTCAAAAAAATAATAATATAAAAAGCCTGGCCATCAAACTATGTTTGACGACTAGGCTTTTTATGAAATCTGCAAGGATGAGATATGATCGTTAAGCATAATATAAGATACCGGTTAATACAAAACTAAATACGGAGATGAATATCGAAATGAACAATCCGGCAAAAATAGGTTTTAATCCTGTATCTTTCAATTTACTAAAATCAGAACCTAAGCCTAAGCCTACCATGGCAATGGTTAAAAGAAAATTATCAAAGGAGATTAGGGATGCAACCGTTTCCTGAGGAATCAAAGAAAAAGAATTGATGAGCACAACACCGCAAAAACCGAAGACAAACCAAGGGAAGGTTCCTTTATGAAAGAAGCTGCCGTCACTTTTTCTTTTCATGTCCTGAAACCCCAATATAAAAATCGTTGGAATCACTAAGAGTACCCGAGATAGTTTTACCACCGTCGCATATTCCCCAACTTGATCCCCGGCAGCAAAACCTGCCGCTACCACCTGAGCCACCTCATGAATGGAAGAACCCGCCCAGACAGCGTAGAAAATATCCGGTAGTTGTAATACGTTATAAATCACAGGATATAAAAACATGGCCAAGGTACCAAATATAGTCACAGTAGC
This window harbors:
- a CDS encoding YeiH family protein, translated to MINQKIIPGLLFSSLLAFLSILVPKMSIFSQLHVNSLIIAIVIGMIIKNFLHVPASFEPGIQYAFKRVLRFAVILLGFKLSIGDIGQIGGRGLLLVALVTGGTLLFAGWLGKRMDIDRGLTLLIGAGSSICGASAIAAVAPVIEAKDQDITFSVATVTIFGTLAMFLYPVIYNVLQLPDIFYAVWAGSSIHEVAQVVAAGFAAGDQVGEYATVVKLSRVLLVIPTIFILGFQDMKRKSDGSFFHKGTFPWFVFGFCGVVLINSFSLIPQETVASLISFDNFLLTIAMVGLGLGSDFSKLKDTGLKPIFAGLFISIFISVFSFVLTGILYYA